In the Streptomyces sp. cg36 genome, one interval contains:
- a CDS encoding carbohydrate-binding protein gives MRIRPPRLLCALTAVAALAGAAALPGTASARGVPPPTAADTLAVAKTPPEVLRAMRRDLGLDAVQARRRLANEAAAGATAGRLAQRLGGSYAGSWVEGAESARLTVATTDAAAVPAIEAAGARASLVRHTLAGLDGAKDRLDRAARTVRTADTPVWYVDVRSNTLVVQAVRAAAVRPFLASASVDPALVRVVVSADRPRPLYDLRGGDAYYIDNSARCSIGFPVTRGTQQGFATAGHCGRPGSTTTGANRAAQGSFQGSTFPGNDFAWVAANASWTATPYVNGQGGQNVQVAGSTQAPVGSSVCRSGSTTGWHCGTIQQHNTSVTYPEGTVSGVSRTTVCAEPGDSGGSFITGSQAQGVTSGGSGDCTSGGTTYYQPINPLLQTYGLTLKTTGDPGPGPGDPGGGTWAAGTVYAAGDQVTYGGAGYRCLQGHQAQPGWEPPNVPALWQRL, from the coding sequence ATGCGCATCCGACCACCCCGACTCCTCTGCGCCCTGACCGCGGTCGCGGCGCTCGCCGGTGCGGCGGCGCTGCCCGGTACGGCCAGCGCGCGCGGCGTGCCGCCGCCGACGGCCGCCGACACCCTCGCGGTCGCGAAGACCCCGCCCGAAGTGCTGCGCGCGATGCGGCGCGACCTCGGGCTCGACGCCGTCCAGGCCCGGCGCCGCCTGGCGAACGAGGCGGCGGCCGGCGCCACGGCGGGCCGCCTCGCCCAGCGCCTCGGCGGCTCGTACGCCGGGTCCTGGGTCGAGGGCGCCGAGTCCGCGCGCCTCACCGTGGCCACCACCGACGCGGCGGCCGTCCCCGCCATCGAGGCGGCCGGGGCCCGCGCCTCGCTGGTGCGCCACACCCTGGCCGGGCTCGACGGCGCCAAGGACCGGCTGGACCGGGCGGCGCGGACGGTGCGCACGGCCGACACGCCCGTCTGGTACGTCGACGTGCGCTCCAACACCCTGGTCGTCCAGGCCGTACGGGCCGCCGCCGTCCGCCCCTTCCTCGCGTCCGCCTCGGTCGACCCGGCCCTGGTGCGCGTCGTGGTCTCCGCCGACCGGCCGCGCCCGCTCTACGACCTGCGCGGCGGCGACGCGTACTACATCGACAACAGCGCGCGGTGCTCCATCGGCTTCCCCGTCACCCGCGGCACCCAGCAGGGCTTCGCGACCGCCGGGCACTGCGGCAGGCCCGGCTCCACCACCACCGGGGCCAACCGGGCGGCCCAGGGCAGCTTCCAGGGCTCGACCTTCCCCGGCAACGACTTCGCCTGGGTCGCCGCCAACGCGAGCTGGACGGCCACCCCGTACGTGAACGGCCAGGGCGGTCAGAACGTCCAGGTCGCCGGCTCCACCCAGGCCCCCGTCGGCTCCTCGGTCTGCCGCTCCGGCTCCACCACCGGCTGGCACTGCGGCACCATCCAGCAGCACAACACCAGCGTCACCTACCCCGAGGGCACCGTCAGCGGGGTCAGCCGCACCACGGTCTGCGCCGAGCCCGGCGACTCGGGCGGCTCCTTCATCACCGGCAGCCAGGCCCAGGGCGTCACCTCCGGCGGCTCCGGGGACTGCACCAGCGGCGGGACGACCTACTACCAGCCGATCAACCCGCTGCTCCAGACGTACGGCCTCACGCTGAAGACGACCGGCGACCCCGGCCCCGGCCCGGGGGACCCGGGCGGCGGCACGTGGGCGGCCGGGACCGTGTACGCGGCGGGCGACCAGGTCACCTACGGCGGCGCGGGCTACCGCTGCCTCCAGGGCCACCAGGCCCAGCCCGGCTGGGAGCCCCCGAACGTCCCGGCCCTGTGGCAGCGCCTGTAG
- a CDS encoding LysR substrate-binding domain-containing protein, producing the protein MELELRHLKTIRAIADAGSLTKAATALGLAQPALSAQLKRVERELGGRLFDRGRDGVRTTALGELVLARARIVLPAVIELQRDAVRFARTRQEERRFRLGGTHGPLLGALVDRFAAAHPEVPVTTLTSWSECEIAASTGAGRLDYALIGACGASPPPEADQLVWREVAVDPVFVMLAAGHPLAGRREIDLAELYDEEWTDVPGDGCFGDCFTAACARAGFAPARVYETDTASCVHLVQVGRAVGLCRATFPTTDGMVTRPLAGSPLTWRHLLGWHPAAPAAELAPSVLRMACAVHAEAAARSESYSAWLAARGPGRA; encoded by the coding sequence ATGGAGCTGGAGCTGCGGCACTTGAAGACGATCCGGGCGATAGCCGACGCGGGCAGCCTCACCAAGGCGGCGACCGCCCTCGGGCTCGCCCAGCCCGCCCTGAGCGCCCAGCTCAAGCGGGTGGAGCGGGAGTTGGGCGGGCGGCTCTTCGACCGGGGGCGCGACGGGGTGCGCACCACGGCGCTGGGGGAGCTGGTGCTGGCGCGCGCCCGGATCGTGCTCCCGGCCGTCATCGAACTCCAGCGTGACGCCGTGCGGTTCGCCCGCACCCGGCAGGAGGAGCGGCGGTTCCGGCTCGGCGGCACCCACGGCCCGCTGCTCGGCGCCCTGGTGGACCGGTTCGCCGCCGCCCACCCCGAGGTGCCCGTGACCACCCTGACCTCCTGGTCGGAGTGCGAGATCGCCGCGTCGACGGGCGCCGGGCGGCTGGACTACGCGCTGATCGGCGCGTGCGGGGCCAGCCCGCCGCCCGAGGCCGACCAGCTCGTCTGGCGCGAAGTGGCCGTCGACCCCGTCTTCGTGATGCTCGCCGCCGGGCACCCGCTCGCGGGCCGCCGCGAGATCGACCTGGCCGAGCTGTACGACGAGGAGTGGACCGACGTGCCCGGCGACGGCTGCTTCGGCGACTGCTTCACGGCCGCCTGCGCCCGCGCCGGGTTCGCCCCGGCCCGGGTGTACGAGACGGACACCGCCTCCTGCGTCCACCTCGTCCAGGTCGGCCGGGCCGTCGGACTGTGCCGGGCCACCTTCCCCACCACCGACGGCATGGTCACCCGGCCGCTCGCCGGGTCCCCGCTGACCTGGCGCCACCTGCTCGGCTGGCACCCGGCCGCACCCGCCGCGGAGCTGGCCCCCTCGGTGCTGCGCATGGCGTGCGCCGTCCACGCCGAGGCCGCCGCCCGCAGCGAGAGCTACTCGGCCTGGCTCGCGGCCCGCGGGCCGGGCCGGGCATAA
- a CDS encoding BTAD domain-containing putative transcriptional regulator, whose amino-acid sequence MKFGLLGPLSVDDDEGVDRTPGSPKGRALLTALLLAAGRPVSPSRLEAALWGEHPPATARASLHNHVLRLRRSLGDGTRVRAVPAGLVLDVGDGELDTRVFAAHVEAARTARLGGDWERVAREAGAALALWRGAPLEEFPALASEADAQLGQWQEARLQALEWRCDAELSRGRHDALLPELSSLTVEFPLREAFRVQLMRVLHRSGHRAEALAVYHRLRRALIEELGIEPGPEASAAYQEILTDEVPPPAEAPEAATVPTSLPRDVASFTGREEEVRRLIEEVRATAAGGAGVVGIHAVDGMPGVGKTAFAVHVAHRLAADFPDGVLFLPLHAHTPGTPPVDVATALTGLLLALGADPRRIPAEVHARAGMWRGRLAGGRFLVLLDDAHSSEQVEPLLPGTAGSLVLITSRRRLVALADAVPLTLDVLPEDRAVRLLVAKAGRADLRVGQPAVAALARLCGHLPLALQLTAARLRHHRAWSAEDLISDLDAASGRLAALSSENVSVRAAFELSYRDLSPQQRALFRRLGRQPGLDVDAYAVAALHGTDLATARRLLADLEDHHLVEEPTRGRYRMHDLVRAYARALAESEDGADAANAVARQLDYYLHAAVRAGRLFARYGATGRTPTVPAPPALPPLADEAAALAWLRAERDNLFAAVAHAARHGHTAHAVQLPPAIGEFLRTQGYWSDAVALYRTAHGAALLADDRLGQAVALRETGVIEAIQGEYESAERHQRAALELFEALGERGHEAIAREVLASVMRRTGRYEEARSALARALRLFDETGDARGQAQVLNELGHVQQLTGRFLEAADAMTRALGLHRALANRLGEANALTALGDVRKSMGQYADSVVRHREALVLYRELGSELGEANALGDLADVLRLTGAYEEARESATEALRLYRALGARLGEANALTHLARIRQCAGHLTEAGKDLQEALDICRSLSSRLGEACVLRYLAEVQGLTGETGYALENAAASVRLCREIGDQGGEAEALNILGTLQRVGAAPADAFDAHGRALELAREVRAPYEEARALEGLGESLHALGRTGEAVDRLTRALAVARELRVPDADRIQARLAAVTVPGA is encoded by the coding sequence GTGAAGTTCGGGCTGCTCGGTCCGCTGTCCGTCGACGACGACGAAGGGGTGGACCGGACACCCGGATCGCCCAAGGGCCGCGCCCTGCTCACCGCCCTGCTGCTCGCCGCGGGCCGGCCCGTGTCGCCGTCCCGGCTCGAGGCGGCGCTGTGGGGCGAGCACCCGCCCGCCACCGCCCGCGCCTCCCTGCACAACCACGTCCTGCGACTGCGCCGCTCCCTCGGCGACGGAACGCGCGTCCGGGCCGTGCCCGCCGGGCTCGTCCTCGACGTCGGCGACGGCGAACTCGACACCCGGGTCTTCGCCGCCCACGTCGAGGCCGCCCGCACGGCCCGGCTCGGCGGCGACTGGGAGCGGGTCGCGCGCGAGGCGGGCGCGGCGCTCGCCCTGTGGCGCGGCGCCCCGCTGGAGGAGTTCCCGGCGCTCGCCTCGGAGGCCGACGCCCAGCTCGGCCAGTGGCAGGAGGCCCGGCTCCAGGCCCTGGAGTGGCGCTGCGACGCCGAGCTCAGCCGGGGGCGCCACGACGCGCTGCTGCCCGAACTGTCCAGTCTGACCGTGGAGTTCCCGCTCCGCGAGGCGTTCCGGGTCCAGCTCATGCGCGTACTGCACCGCAGCGGCCACCGGGCCGAGGCGCTCGCCGTCTACCACCGGCTGCGCCGCGCCCTCATCGAGGAGCTGGGCATCGAGCCCGGCCCCGAGGCGTCCGCCGCCTACCAGGAGATCCTCACCGACGAGGTCCCGCCGCCCGCCGAGGCCCCCGAGGCGGCCACCGTGCCCACCTCGCTGCCGCGCGACGTGGCCTCGTTCACCGGCCGTGAGGAAGAGGTGCGGCGCCTGATCGAGGAGGTGCGCGCGACCGCCGCCGGTGGCGCGGGCGTGGTGGGCATCCACGCCGTCGACGGCATGCCCGGCGTCGGCAAGACCGCCTTCGCCGTCCACGTCGCCCACCGCCTCGCCGCCGACTTCCCCGACGGCGTGCTGTTCCTGCCGCTGCACGCCCACACCCCCGGCACCCCGCCGGTCGACGTCGCCACCGCCCTGACCGGGCTGCTGCTCGCCCTCGGCGCCGACCCCCGGCGCATCCCCGCCGAGGTGCACGCGCGCGCCGGAATGTGGCGCGGCAGGCTGGCGGGCGGCCGGTTCCTCGTCCTGCTCGACGACGCCCACAGCAGCGAACAGGTGGAACCGCTGCTCCCCGGCACCGCCGGTTCCCTGGTGCTGATCACCAGCCGGCGCCGGCTGGTCGCGCTCGCCGACGCCGTGCCGCTCACCCTGGACGTCCTGCCCGAGGACCGCGCCGTACGGCTCCTCGTCGCCAAGGCCGGGCGCGCCGATCTGAGGGTTGGTCAGCCCGCCGTCGCCGCGCTCGCCCGGCTCTGCGGCCACCTCCCGCTCGCCCTCCAGCTCACGGCGGCCCGGCTGCGCCACCACCGGGCGTGGAGCGCCGAGGACCTGATCTCCGACCTGGACGCGGCGAGCGGCCGGCTGGCCGCGCTCAGCTCCGAGAACGTCTCCGTGCGGGCCGCCTTCGAGCTCTCCTACCGCGACCTCTCGCCGCAGCAGCGCGCGCTGTTCCGGCGGCTCGGGCGGCAGCCGGGGCTCGACGTCGACGCGTACGCGGTCGCCGCCCTGCACGGCACCGACCTGGCCACCGCCCGCCGCCTCCTGGCGGACCTGGAGGACCACCACCTGGTGGAGGAGCCGACCCGGGGCCGCTACCGGATGCACGACCTGGTCCGGGCGTACGCGCGCGCCCTGGCCGAGTCGGAGGACGGCGCCGACGCGGCGAACGCCGTGGCGCGCCAGCTGGACTACTACCTGCACGCCGCCGTGCGCGCCGGGCGGCTCTTCGCCCGCTACGGCGCGACGGGCCGCACCCCGACGGTGCCCGCCCCGCCCGCCCTGCCGCCGCTCGCCGACGAGGCGGCGGCGCTCGCGTGGCTGCGGGCCGAGCGCGACAACCTGTTCGCGGCCGTCGCCCACGCGGCCCGCCACGGCCACACCGCCCATGCCGTACAACTCCCGCCCGCCATAGGGGAGTTCCTGCGCACCCAGGGCTACTGGAGCGACGCCGTCGCGCTGTACCGGACCGCCCACGGCGCCGCGCTGCTCGCCGACGACCGGCTCGGCCAGGCCGTGGCGCTGCGCGAGACGGGGGTCATCGAAGCCATCCAGGGCGAGTACGAGTCGGCCGAGCGGCACCAGAGGGCGGCGCTCGAACTCTTCGAGGCGCTGGGGGAGCGCGGCCACGAGGCGATCGCCCGGGAGGTCCTCGCCTCGGTGATGCGCCGCACCGGCCGCTACGAGGAGGCGCGGAGCGCCCTGGCCCGGGCGCTGCGGCTGTTCGACGAGACCGGGGACGCGCGCGGCCAGGCGCAGGTGCTCAACGAGCTGGGCCACGTCCAGCAGCTCACCGGGCGCTTCCTGGAGGCGGCCGACGCCATGACCCGCGCGCTCGGCCTGCACCGCGCCCTGGCCAACCGGCTCGGCGAGGCCAACGCGCTCACCGCCCTCGGTGACGTCCGCAAGTCCATGGGCCAGTACGCCGACTCCGTGGTCCGCCACCGGGAGGCCCTGGTGCTCTACCGGGAGCTCGGCAGCGAGCTCGGCGAGGCCAACGCGCTGGGCGACCTCGCCGACGTCCTGCGGCTGACCGGCGCGTACGAGGAGGCGCGGGAGAGCGCGACCGAGGCGCTGCGCCTCTACCGCGCGCTGGGCGCCCGCCTCGGGGAGGCGAACGCCCTGACCCATCTGGCGAGGATCCGCCAGTGCGCCGGACACCTCACCGAGGCCGGGAAGGACCTCCAGGAGGCGCTCGACATCTGCCGCTCCCTCAGCAGCCGCCTCGGTGAGGCGTGCGTACTGAGGTACCTGGCCGAGGTCCAGGGCCTGACCGGGGAGACGGGGTACGCGCTGGAGAACGCCGCCGCGAGCGTGCGGCTCTGCCGGGAGATCGGCGACCAGGGCGGCGAGGCCGAGGCCCTGAACATCCTGGGCACCCTCCAGCGGGTCGGCGCGGCCCCCGCCGACGCGTTCGACGCGCATGGGCGCGCCCTGGAGCTCGCCCGCGAGGTCCGCGCCCCGTACGAGGAGGCGCGCGCCCTGGAGGGGCTCGGCGAGAGCCTGCACGCGCTGGGGCGGACCGGCGAGGCGGTGGACCGGCTGACCCGGGCGCTGGCCGTGGCCCGCGAGCTGCGCGTCCCGGACGCCGACCGCATCCAGGCGCGACTGGCCGCGGTGACCGTGCCCGGCGCGTAG
- a CDS encoding (2Fe-2S)-binding protein: MPQHTFILNGRPVSVDVEDDVRLLWVLRDVLGVTGPKYGCGLGVCQACTSHINGRAFNPCSVPVKDIGPTDEVTTIEGLPATVGKELHPMQEAWLEYDVAQCGYCQPGQIMAAVAKVRQARAAGHEIGEADFDEIRNICRCGTYHRIREAITAGAKNF, encoded by the coding sequence GTGCCTCAGCACACCTTCATCCTCAACGGCAGGCCGGTCTCGGTGGACGTCGAGGACGACGTCCGGCTGCTCTGGGTGCTGCGTGACGTCCTCGGCGTGACCGGCCCCAAGTACGGGTGCGGCCTCGGCGTCTGCCAGGCGTGCACCAGCCACATCAACGGCAGGGCGTTCAACCCCTGCTCGGTGCCGGTCAAGGACATCGGCCCCACCGACGAGGTCACCACCATCGAGGGGCTGCCCGCCACCGTGGGCAAGGAGCTCCACCCGATGCAGGAGGCGTGGCTGGAGTACGACGTGGCCCAGTGCGGCTACTGCCAGCCCGGCCAGATCATGGCGGCCGTCGCCAAGGTCCGCCAGGCGCGGGCCGCCGGGCACGAGATCGGGGAGGCGGACTTCGACGAGATCCGCAACATCTGCCGCTGCGGCACCTATCACCGCATCCGCGAGGCGATCACGGCGGGCGCCAAGAATTTCTGA
- a CDS encoding molybdopterin cofactor-binding domain-containing protein, whose translation MAAAQGRPEREKAAPAPELGRRRFLGYVLAASTLTVAAELGEAVVAPARAEAAVPSLPGPSEIYDLNDMLTDAALPTSHLITIELGADGTASFALPRAEVGQGVTTSSAMLVAEELDLPLEKVRVSLADARPELLFNQMTGASNTTIATFTPIRVAAATARARLLAVAAAEFGEPAATLTTRAGVITSPKGRTATYGELAARAASRTVLRLSVTLKNPERFGVIGTPRNRVDALAAVTGRKQFAMDVSVPDALPTMVCRAPTINGTVRSVENRDAVLAMPGITHVVTVPTGVAVRGRTFGQCIDAVRALRVSWGPGTEDGASDATVLKELRAAELPLVIPALDPLVKSVDARFTFHFASSSALEPNCAVADVRSDRAEIWASLKTPITAQETIALKLGLPVSAVTVHVTEGGGSFGRKLFHDAALEAALVSRAMGRPVKLMWHRTDDFRQGRTHPMSTSRVRATYSLGQVLSYEQRHTSVATDFGHGLGEIITSMAAKLPVGDLAFSETIFELTQQSPYHFGVTTQLLAEVDKGFNTGSMRNIYSPNVRCAQELVVDQLAARMGKDAYRFRREFLKEDRARAVLDKVAQAGEWGRSMPAGTAQGIALHPEYHGFVAVLAEIDCRPATTGRRVPDAYTGPRVTRVVCAVDVGLAVNPRGLEAQMMGGIMDGIAVTLSSGLHLKDGHFLEGSWDNYFYTRQWNTPPELEIIVMPPTGDKPGGAGELAVAGAMAAVACAYGRATGTMPTTFPINHDEPLGFEPLPTVPPIPASPTDGLSRAY comes from the coding sequence ATGGCAGCCGCACAGGGGCGTCCGGAGCGGGAGAAAGCGGCCCCGGCCCCGGAGTTGGGGCGACGGCGCTTCCTGGGGTACGTGCTCGCCGCCTCGACGCTGACCGTCGCCGCCGAACTCGGCGAGGCCGTCGTGGCGCCGGCGCGGGCCGAGGCGGCCGTCCCCTCGCTCCCCGGGCCGTCCGAGATCTACGACCTCAACGACATGCTCACGGACGCCGCCCTGCCGACCTCGCACCTGATCACGATCGAGCTCGGCGCGGACGGCACGGCCTCCTTCGCCCTGCCGCGCGCCGAGGTGGGCCAGGGCGTGACCACCTCCTCCGCGATGCTCGTCGCGGAGGAGCTCGACCTGCCGCTGGAGAAGGTCCGGGTGTCGCTGGCCGACGCACGGCCCGAGCTGCTGTTCAACCAGATGACCGGCGCGTCCAACACCACCATCGCCACCTTCACCCCGATCCGGGTGGCCGCGGCGACCGCCCGCGCCCGGCTCCTGGCCGTCGCCGCCGCCGAGTTCGGCGAGCCCGCAGCCACCCTCACCACCCGGGCGGGCGTCATCACCTCCCCGAAGGGCCGCACCGCCACCTACGGCGAACTCGCGGCCAGGGCCGCCAGCCGCACCGTGCTCCGGCTCTCCGTCACCCTGAAGAACCCCGAGCGGTTCGGTGTCATCGGCACCCCGCGCAACCGTGTCGACGCGCTGGCCGCGGTGACCGGACGCAAGCAGTTCGCGATGGACGTGAGCGTGCCGGACGCGCTGCCCACCATGGTGTGCAGGGCGCCCACCATCAACGGCACCGTACGGTCGGTGGAGAACCGGGACGCGGTGCTCGCCATGCCCGGCATCACCCATGTCGTCACGGTGCCCACCGGAGTGGCCGTGCGCGGACGCACCTTCGGCCAGTGCATCGACGCGGTGCGGGCCCTGCGGGTGTCGTGGGGGCCCGGCACCGAGGACGGCGCGTCCGACGCCACCGTCCTCAAGGAGCTGCGCGCCGCCGAGCTCCCGCTGGTGATCCCGGCGCTCGACCCGCTGGTCAAGTCGGTGGACGCGCGCTTCACCTTCCACTTCGCCAGCAGCAGCGCCCTGGAGCCCAACTGCGCGGTGGCGGACGTCCGGAGCGACCGGGCCGAGATCTGGGCGTCCCTGAAGACCCCGATCACCGCCCAGGAGACCATCGCGCTGAAGCTGGGTCTGCCGGTGTCCGCGGTGACCGTGCACGTCACCGAGGGCGGCGGGTCGTTCGGGCGCAAGCTCTTCCACGACGCGGCGCTCGAAGCCGCCCTGGTCTCACGGGCGATGGGCAGACCCGTCAAGCTGATGTGGCACCGCACCGACGACTTCCGCCAGGGCCGCACCCACCCGATGTCCACCTCCCGGGTCCGGGCCACCTACTCGCTGGGCCAGGTCCTCTCGTACGAACAGCGGCACACCTCGGTGGCCACCGACTTCGGGCACGGGCTCGGCGAGATCATCACCTCCATGGCGGCCAAGCTGCCGGTGGGCGACCTGGCCTTCTCCGAGACCATCTTCGAGCTCACCCAGCAGAGCCCCTACCACTTCGGCGTCACCACCCAGCTGCTCGCCGAGGTGGACAAGGGCTTCAACACCGGCAGCATGCGCAACATCTACTCGCCCAACGTCCGCTGCGCCCAGGAGCTCGTGGTCGACCAGCTCGCGGCGCGGATGGGCAAGGACGCCTACCGCTTCCGGCGCGAGTTCCTCAAGGAGGACCGGGCCCGGGCCGTCCTGGACAAGGTGGCCCAGGCCGGCGAGTGGGGCCGGAGCATGCCCGCGGGCACGGCGCAGGGCATCGCGCTGCACCCCGAGTACCACGGCTTCGTCGCCGTCCTCGCGGAGATCGACTGCCGGCCCGCGACGACCGGGCGGCGCGTCCCCGACGCGTACACCGGGCCGCGCGTCACCCGGGTGGTGTGCGCCGTCGACGTGGGGCTCGCGGTCAACCCGCGCGGTCTGGAGGCCCAGATGATGGGCGGGATCATGGACGGCATCGCCGTCACGCTCAGCTCCGGCCTGCACCTCAAGGACGGCCACTTCCTCGAAGGCAGCTGGGACAACTACTTCTACACCCGGCAGTGGAACACCCCGCCCGAGCTGGAGATCATCGTGATGCCGCCGACCGGCGACAAGCCGGGCGGGGCGGGCGAGCTGGCGGTGGCGGGCGCGATGGCGGCGGTGGCCTGCGCCTACGGCCGCGCCACCGGCACCATGCCGACCACCTTCCCCATCAACCACGACGAGCCCCTCGGCTTCGAACCGCTGCCGACCGTGCCCCCGATCCCCGCGTCCCCCACCGACGGCTTGAGCCGCGCGTACTAG
- a CDS encoding LysR family transcriptional regulator, whose translation MTLDDLRVFVAACESGNLSAVARDLSRTQSAVSQHVKRLEAELGLPLLERQPRGVSPTQAGRILHQAASQGIGHLELAVRRLHDMKQGDGGTVRITTGATTVRHFMSEGVVRFRREHPAAKLEFRTENSGRGCFDALAAGESDLAWITIGPPVRGIEQRPVTELPWVLAVHADDPLARRTHVEPADLAAVRHIQLPANSMSRHRLDEQLARHGVRLTSTTSVADWDTAILLAELGLGHAVVPALPGWTGGGRAALRLVPVPALSPLAAGWAVRQWDALGPLTREFAATVADSLADRPRP comes from the coding sequence ATGACCCTCGACGACCTCCGTGTCTTCGTCGCCGCCTGCGAGTCGGGCAATCTCAGCGCGGTGGCCCGCGATCTCTCCCGTACGCAGTCGGCGGTGAGCCAGCACGTCAAGCGGCTGGAGGCGGAGCTCGGGCTGCCCCTGCTCGAACGGCAGCCGCGCGGGGTGTCCCCCACCCAGGCCGGCCGCATCCTGCACCAGGCCGCCTCCCAGGGCATCGGCCATCTGGAGCTCGCCGTGCGGCGGCTGCACGACATGAAGCAGGGCGACGGCGGCACCGTGCGGATCACCACGGGCGCCACCACCGTGCGGCACTTCATGTCCGAGGGAGTGGTCCGCTTCCGGCGCGAACACCCCGCCGCCAAGCTGGAGTTCCGCACCGAGAACTCCGGACGCGGCTGCTTCGATGCGCTGGCGGCGGGCGAGTCCGACCTCGCCTGGATCACCATCGGTCCACCGGTGCGGGGCATCGAGCAGCGGCCGGTGACCGAGCTGCCCTGGGTGCTCGCCGTCCACGCCGACGACCCGCTGGCGCGCCGCACCCATGTCGAGCCCGCCGACCTGGCGGCCGTCCGGCACATCCAGCTGCCCGCCAACTCCATGTCCCGCCACCGGCTCGACGAGCAACTGGCCCGCCACGGAGTGCGGTTGACGTCGACCACCAGCGTCGCGGACTGGGACACCGCCATCCTGCTGGCCGAGCTGGGCCTCGGCCACGCGGTGGTGCCCGCCCTGCCGGGCTGGACCGGTGGCGGCCGTGCCGCCCTGCGCCTGGTGCCCGTCCCCGCGCTGTCACCGCTGGCGGCGGGCTGGGCGGTACGCCAGTGGGACGCGCTGGGCCCGCTCACCCGGGAGTTCGCGGCCACCGTCGCCGACAGCCTGGCGGACCGCCCCCGGCCATGA
- a CDS encoding MarR family transcriptional regulator, whose product MTLRIHFTADDLARTRVAEGPRPMLELDIALRMLREPAHRARFDAWRRESSARLAPRHRMALDLVPVRGWSLDLLLPVEPGGTRELWEKVRATPPRQVREHVERWTGRVTRLPGWTARIVDDPAFVGELADVFEETYEQLVGPYWPRIEQLAGADRAMRMRHLTEGGVERLLQGLNPPRVRWNPPVLELTMASGHEGDVHLDGRGLLLIPTLFGCTHPVLGDDAGGSQPWISFPVVPDRTPWLPLSTTTTAGALTAAPRSLSALLGRTRATVLCAIADQPGLTTSQLASRTGISPASASEHATVLRSAGLVGSARDRQAVLHTLTPAGAGLLNASASDIGGEPAGVRG is encoded by the coding sequence GTGACCCTGCGCATCCACTTCACCGCCGACGACCTGGCCCGCACCCGGGTCGCCGAGGGCCCGCGCCCGATGCTCGAACTGGACATCGCGCTGCGGATGTTGCGGGAGCCCGCGCACCGCGCGCGGTTCGACGCGTGGCGCCGGGAGTCGTCGGCCCGGCTCGCCCCGCGCCACCGGATGGCGCTGGACCTCGTCCCGGTCCGGGGCTGGTCGCTGGACCTGCTGCTGCCGGTGGAACCCGGCGGCACGCGGGAGCTGTGGGAGAAGGTGCGGGCGACACCGCCCCGCCAGGTGCGCGAGCACGTGGAGCGGTGGACGGGCCGGGTCACCCGGCTGCCCGGGTGGACGGCGCGGATCGTGGACGACCCGGCCTTCGTCGGCGAGCTCGCCGATGTCTTCGAGGAGACCTACGAGCAGCTCGTGGGGCCCTACTGGCCGCGCATCGAGCAACTGGCGGGCGCCGACCGGGCGATGCGGATGCGGCACCTCACCGAGGGCGGTGTGGAGCGCCTGCTCCAGGGGCTGAACCCGCCCCGGGTGCGGTGGAACCCGCCGGTGCTCGAACTGACCATGGCCTCGGGCCACGAGGGCGACGTACACCTCGACGGGCGGGGACTGCTGCTGATCCCCACGCTCTTCGGCTGCACCCACCCCGTGCTCGGCGACGACGCGGGCGGCTCCCAGCCCTGGATCAGCTTCCCCGTCGTCCCCGACCGCACCCCGTGGCTGCCGCTCTCCACGACGACGACCGCGGGCGCCCTCACCGCCGCGCCGCGCTCGCTCTCGGCGCTGCTCGGCCGCACCCGGGCCACCGTGCTGTGCGCGATCGCCGACCAGCCGGGCCTGACGACCAGTCAACTCGCTTCCCGTACCGGCATCTCACCCGCGAGCGCGAGCGAGCACGCCACGGTGCTGCGCTCGGCCGGTCTGGTCGGCAGCGCCCGGGACCGCCAGGCCGTCCTGCACACCCTCACCCCGGCCGGGGCCGGACTGCTCAACGCCTCCGCCTCGGACATCGGAGGGGAACCGGCGGGCGTGCGGGGGTGA